A genome region from Canis lupus dingo isolate Sandy chromosome 7, ASM325472v2, whole genome shotgun sequence includes the following:
- the LIPG gene encoding endothelial lipase isoform X1: MRNRVPLLCLCAVSCCLAAGVRTPRGPEARPQDERHRARDVQVTAKPPVRFNLRTSEDSEHEGCYLPVGHDQPLEDCGFNVTAKTFFIIHGWTMSGMLESWLYKLVSALQTREKEANVVVVDWLPLAHQLYTDAVNNTRVVGYSVARMLDWLQEKNDFSLGNVHLIGYSLGAHVAGYTGNFVKGTVGRITGLDPAGPMFEGVDIHRRLSPDDADFVDVLHTYTRSFGLSIGIQMPVGHIDIYPNGGDFQPGCGLNDVLGSIAYGTITEVVKCEHERAVHLFVDSLVNQDKPSFAFQCTDSNRFKKGICLSCRKNRCNSIGYNAKKTRSKRNSKMYLKTRAGMPFRVYHYQMKIHIFSYKNVGEIEPNFYVTLYGTSADSQTLPLEIVEQIGLNATNTFLVYTEEDLGDLLKIKLTWEGAIQSWYNLWKELRSYLSQPRSTEEELSIRRIRVKSGETQRRLTFCVDDFENTSISPGQELWFHKCRDGWRMKNETRLPFGSAAELP; the protein is encoded by the exons ATGAGCGCCACAGAGCCAGGGACGTACAGGTTACTGCCAAGCCTCCTGTGAGATTTAACCTTCGCACCTCTGAGGACTCGGAGCATGAAGGCTGCTACCTCCCCGTCGGCCACGACCAGCCTTTGGAAGACTGTGGCTTCAACGTGACGGCCAAAACCTTTTTCATCATTCATGGGTGGACG ATGAGTGGCATGCTTGAAAGTTGGCTGTACAAACTTGTGTCAGCCCTAcagacaagagagaaagaagccaacgTCGTGGTGGTTGACTGGCTTCCCCTGGCCCACCAGCTCTACACAGATGCTGTCAATAACACTAGGGTGGTGGGATACAGTGTTGCCAGGATGCTTGACTGGCTGCAG GAGAAGAATGATTTTTCTCTCGGGAATGTTCACTTGATCGGCTATAGCCTCGGAGCTCACGTGGCTGGGTACACTGGCAACTTCGTGAAAGGCACGGTGGGCAGGATCACAG GTTTGGATCCTGCTGGGCCCATGTTTGAAGGAGTGGACATCCATAGGAGGCTGTCCCCTGACGACGCAGACTTCGTGGATGTCCTCCACACTTACACACGTTCCTTCGGCTTGAGCATTGGGATCCAGATGCCCGTGGGCCACATCGACATCTACCCCAATGGGGGGGACTTCCAGCCAGGCTGTGGACTCAATGATGTGTTGGGCTCAATCGCATATGGAA CAATCACGGAGGTGGTGAAATGTGAGCACGAGCGGGCCGTGCACCTCTTTGTTGACTCCCTGGTGAATCAGGACAAGCCGAGTTTTGCGTTCCAGTGCACAGACTCAAATCGCTTCAAAAAGGGGATCTGTCTCAGCTGCCGGAAGAACCGGTGTAATAGCATCGGCTACAACGCGAAGAAAACGAGGAGCAAGAGGAACAGCAAAATGTATCTCAAAACCCGGGCGGGCATGCCTTTCAGAG TTTACCATTATCAGATGAAAATCCATATCTTCAGCTACAAGAATGTGGGAGAAATCGAACCCAACTTTTATGTCACCCTTTATGGCACCAGCGCAGACTCCCAGACTCTGCCTTTGGAAAT AGTGGAGCAGATTGGGCTAAATGCCACCAATACCTTCCTGGTCTACACTGAGGAGGACCTGGGCGACCTCTTGAAGATTAAACTCACCTGGGAGGGGGCGATTCAGTCCTGGtacaacctgtggaaggagcttcgcaGTTACCTGTCTCAGCCCCGCAGCACGGAGGAGGAGCTGAGCATCAGGCGCATCCGGGTCAAGTCTGGGGAGACTCAGCGCAG atTGACTTTTTGTGTGGACGACTTCGAGAACACCAGCATTTCCCCTGGCCAAGAGCTCTGGTTTCACAAGTGTCGGGATGGCtggagaatgaaaaatgaaaccag GCTTCCCTTCGGCTCAGCCGCGGAGCTTCCCTGA
- the LIPG gene encoding endothelial lipase isoform X2 — translation MSGMLESWLYKLVSALQTREKEANVVVVDWLPLAHQLYTDAVNNTRVVGYSVARMLDWLQEKNDFSLGNVHLIGYSLGAHVAGYTGNFVKGTVGRITGLDPAGPMFEGVDIHRRLSPDDADFVDVLHTYTRSFGLSIGIQMPVGHIDIYPNGGDFQPGCGLNDVLGSIAYGTITEVVKCEHERAVHLFVDSLVNQDKPSFAFQCTDSNRFKKGICLSCRKNRCNSIGYNAKKTRSKRNSKMYLKTRAGMPFRVYHYQMKIHIFSYKNVGEIEPNFYVTLYGTSADSQTLPLEIVEQIGLNATNTFLVYTEEDLGDLLKIKLTWEGAIQSWYNLWKELRSYLSQPRSTEEELSIRRIRVKSGETQRRLTFCVDDFENTSISPGQELWFHKCRDGWRMKNETRLPFGSAAELP, via the exons ATGAGTGGCATGCTTGAAAGTTGGCTGTACAAACTTGTGTCAGCCCTAcagacaagagagaaagaagccaacgTCGTGGTGGTTGACTGGCTTCCCCTGGCCCACCAGCTCTACACAGATGCTGTCAATAACACTAGGGTGGTGGGATACAGTGTTGCCAGGATGCTTGACTGGCTGCAG GAGAAGAATGATTTTTCTCTCGGGAATGTTCACTTGATCGGCTATAGCCTCGGAGCTCACGTGGCTGGGTACACTGGCAACTTCGTGAAAGGCACGGTGGGCAGGATCACAG GTTTGGATCCTGCTGGGCCCATGTTTGAAGGAGTGGACATCCATAGGAGGCTGTCCCCTGACGACGCAGACTTCGTGGATGTCCTCCACACTTACACACGTTCCTTCGGCTTGAGCATTGGGATCCAGATGCCCGTGGGCCACATCGACATCTACCCCAATGGGGGGGACTTCCAGCCAGGCTGTGGACTCAATGATGTGTTGGGCTCAATCGCATATGGAA CAATCACGGAGGTGGTGAAATGTGAGCACGAGCGGGCCGTGCACCTCTTTGTTGACTCCCTGGTGAATCAGGACAAGCCGAGTTTTGCGTTCCAGTGCACAGACTCAAATCGCTTCAAAAAGGGGATCTGTCTCAGCTGCCGGAAGAACCGGTGTAATAGCATCGGCTACAACGCGAAGAAAACGAGGAGCAAGAGGAACAGCAAAATGTATCTCAAAACCCGGGCGGGCATGCCTTTCAGAG TTTACCATTATCAGATGAAAATCCATATCTTCAGCTACAAGAATGTGGGAGAAATCGAACCCAACTTTTATGTCACCCTTTATGGCACCAGCGCAGACTCCCAGACTCTGCCTTTGGAAAT AGTGGAGCAGATTGGGCTAAATGCCACCAATACCTTCCTGGTCTACACTGAGGAGGACCTGGGCGACCTCTTGAAGATTAAACTCACCTGGGAGGGGGCGATTCAGTCCTGGtacaacctgtggaaggagcttcgcaGTTACCTGTCTCAGCCCCGCAGCACGGAGGAGGAGCTGAGCATCAGGCGCATCCGGGTCAAGTCTGGGGAGACTCAGCGCAG atTGACTTTTTGTGTGGACGACTTCGAGAACACCAGCATTTCCCCTGGCCAAGAGCTCTGGTTTCACAAGTGTCGGGATGGCtggagaatgaaaaatgaaaccag GCTTCCCTTCGGCTCAGCCGCGGAGCTTCCCTGA